AGAGCCTTATCTCCGTCAATGCTCTCAGAGGCAATAATGGCGCTTGATACTAGTCTTTTTAAATCCCACTCCCAGCTTCCAGGGAGAGTTTCATCGAAATCATTAATGCCAAATACTAAACGGTGCTCTGCGGTGCCAAATAGGCCAGAGTTTGATACGTGCATATCGCCACAAAGCTGAACTGTAATGTTCGTTGTGGGTTGGTTGGATAGATCTTGAGCCATAATGGCTGCGCCACCTCGATAAAAGGTATATGGCGATTGCAACATCCGCTCATACCGTATGGGGATAAGTGATTCAATACGGCTTTTAGCTTGATTTTCTAAAATAGTGATGGGGTCAATTCTGTTTTTAAGCGGGTGATAAGTACCCTGATCTGCAAAGCTGACATGCTTTCGCAGAGCTTTGCCATCCGACATTCTTTTTTTGATGCCTGGACGAGGATTCGCGAATGATTCAACAGATCTCAGAACGGCAAATTTAGCGGGGTTTTTAACAGACATAAGAGTGCTCAACCTGAAAATTAAGCGCCCATCTTAACCCCAAGAGCAAAAATTTAGCTAATTACGAGTTTAGGTAATTGAGCTTCTGTTGAATGCTGGCCGGTAAGGTTGAAAACCAGGCCTTCTCATCACCCACTGCTGGGAGAATTTGCCCGTATTCAATCATCTGAGAAGGAGTAATCTCATCAATGTAAGCCCATATTTGATGCCCAGCTAACTTTGTGGCGCTCTGCAAAGCAATTTCAATCTCAACCAAGAGCTGCTTTTTGGTTTGTTCGCTTCTGCCGCTACGGATTTGCCCATTTAAAAATAAATGGGGCTCTTCTAGTAAAACACCACCGATAAAACAATCGTGAAGATCAAGCTCTTTAAATATTACTTGAGCAAAATATGCTTCTACACCGGTAACTTGAGCATGAATTTTGGTTATAGCCTGAGCTATAGCGTATTTCTGATGGGTGCTCAGTGATAGGCCTGCTGAATAAACGCTGTAGGTTGCCACGTCATTTAGTCTTTAAACTGGTGATGGATAGAATGCAATTCATCACGAATTTGTAGATGATCTAACTTATCTAAAGGCAGATCCAGAAGCAGTTCAATGCGATTTCTTAGGCCAATTTCTACCTTTCGAAAGGCGGCCCACTTTTCTTCATCGCTGCCAACAACGCTGGCTGGGTCTGGAAAGCCCCAGTGTGCAGTTGCTGGATGACCCACCCAGTAAGGACACTCCTCGCCTGCAGCAGCATCACATACAGTGATAATAAAGTTCATCTTGGGCGAGTCTTCACGACCGTACTCATCCCAACTCTTACTGCGTAATAAGGTGGCGGGATAGCCAATCTCTTTTGCGATCTGCAACGCTATCGGGTGCACGTAACCCGTAGGTTTTGAGCCAGCGGAATAAGCGATTAAACGACCGTGACTCAGGGTTGTGGCAAGGGCCTCGGCAAGAATGGATCGAGCCGAGTTACCTGTACATAAGAAAAGAATATTGAATGCATTAGTCATAGATGATGAGCATACGAAATTTAGATAATCTCATCAAGATCTAGTCGGTAAATTTTATCGACGATGAATTGTTGGGTTTTATTCTCATTTTCCTGATGCTTTGAAGTTTGAAAAGACATTGCTGGGCTGTGCGGCTGATAGGACTCTTTCAGCTCATTCCGAAATACACTAGACAAGTACTTATTTAAATTGGTATTCATCATCACATCCCTAGTGACTGGCCACAATGGATGAATCCTACGATCTGTATATTGCAGTTTTATTAAAGCTTAAGATTTACCGCATTCCCCATAAAAATCAATATTTTGAGCCATCAGCTGCCTAAGCGATGATTAAGATATAGTTTTGCATAAGCAAGACGGGTTTCGT
This genomic interval from Polynucleobacter necessarius contains the following:
- a CDS encoding tautomerase family protein, with the translated sequence MATYSVYSAGLSLSTHQKYAIAQAITKIHAQVTGVEAYFAQVIFKELDLHDCFIGGVLLEEPHLFLNGQIRSGRSEQTKKQLLVEIEIALQSATKLAGHQIWAYIDEITPSQMIEYGQILPAVGDEKAWFSTLPASIQQKLNYLNS
- a CDS encoding arsenate reductase ArsC — its product is MTNAFNILFLCTGNSARSILAEALATTLSHGRLIAYSAGSKPTGYVHPIALQIAKEIGYPATLLRSKSWDEYGREDSPKMNFIITVCDAAAGEECPYWVGHPATAHWGFPDPASVVGSDEEKWAAFRKVEIGLRNRIELLLDLPLDKLDHLQIRDELHSIHHQFKD